The Mycolicibacterium mageritense genome contains a region encoding:
- the rplW gene encoding 50S ribosomal protein L23 has translation MATVTDPRDIILAPVISEKSYGLIEDNVYTFVVHPDSNKTQIKIAIEKIFNVKVDSVNTANRQGKRKRTRAGFGKRKSTKRAIVTLAAGSKPIDLFGAPA, from the coding sequence ATGGCTACCGTGACCGACCCCCGCGACATCATCCTGGCCCCGGTCATCTCGGAGAAGTCGTACGGGCTGATCGAGGACAACGTGTACACGTTTGTCGTGCACCCGGATTCGAACAAGACGCAGATCAAGATCGCGATCGAGAAGATCTTCAACGTCAAGGTCGATTCGGTGAACACCGCCAACCGTCAGGGCAAGCGCAAGCGCACCCGCGCCGGTTTCGGTAAGCGCAAGAGCACCAAGCGCGCCATCGTCACGCTGGCCGCGGGTAGCAAGCCGATCGATCTGTTCGGAGCACCGGCCTGA
- the rplB gene encoding 50S ribosomal protein L2 has product MGIRKYKPTTPGRRGASVSDFAEITRDHPEKSLVRPLHGRGGRNAHGRITTRHKGGGHKRAYRVIDFRRNDKDGVNAKVAHIEYDPNRTANIALLHFLDGEKRYIIAPQGLKQGDVIESGANADIKPGNNLPLRNIPAGTVIHAVELRPGGGAKLARSAGVSIQLLGKEGTYASLRMPSGEIRRVDVRCRATVGEVGNAEQANINWGKAGRMRWKGKRPTVRGVVMNPVDHPHGGGEGKTSGGRHPVSPWGKPEGRTRKPKKASDKLIVRRRRTGKKR; this is encoded by the coding sequence ATGGGAATTCGCAAGTACAAGCCGACGACTCCGGGTCGTCGCGGTGCCAGCGTCTCCGATTTCGCCGAGATCACTCGCGACCATCCGGAGAAGTCGCTGGTTCGCCCGCTGCACGGCAGGGGCGGCCGCAACGCGCACGGTCGAATCACCACCCGGCACAAGGGCGGTGGCCACAAGCGCGCCTACCGCGTCATCGACTTCCGTCGCAATGACAAGGACGGCGTGAACGCCAAGGTCGCGCACATCGAGTACGACCCCAACCGCACCGCGAACATCGCGCTGCTGCACTTCCTGGACGGCGAGAAGCGCTACATCATCGCGCCGCAGGGCCTCAAGCAGGGCGATGTCATCGAGTCCGGTGCCAACGCCGACATCAAGCCGGGCAACAACCTGCCGCTGCGCAACATCCCCGCGGGCACCGTGATCCACGCTGTGGAGCTGCGGCCCGGTGGTGGCGCCAAGCTGGCCCGCTCGGCCGGTGTCAGCATCCAGCTGCTGGGCAAGGAAGGCACCTACGCCTCGCTGCGTATGCCGTCCGGCGAGATCCGTCGCGTCGACGTGCGCTGCCGCGCCACCGTCGGCGAGGTGGGCAACGCCGAGCAGGCCAACATCAACTGGGGCAAGGCAGGCCGGATGCGGTGGAAGGGCAAGCGCCCCACCGTTCGTGGCGTCGTGATGAACCCGGTCGACCACCCGCACGGTGGTGGTGAGGGTAAGACCTCTGGTGGCCGTCACCCGGTGAGCCCGTGGGGCAAGCCTGAGGGCCGCACCCGCAAGCCCAAGAAGGCGAGCGACAAGCTCATCGTCCGACGCCGGCGCACCGGCAAGAAGCGCTAG
- the rpsS gene encoding 30S ribosomal protein S19, translating into MPRSLKKGPFVDDHLLKKVDVQNEKNTKQVIKTWSRRSTIIPDFIGHTFAVHDGRKHVPVFVTEAMVGHKLGEFAPTRTFKGHIKDDRKSKRR; encoded by the coding sequence ATGCCACGCAGCCTGAAGAAGGGTCCGTTCGTCGACGACCATCTGCTCAAGAAGGTCGACGTTCAGAACGAGAAGAACACCAAGCAGGTCATCAAGACCTGGTCGCGTCGGTCGACCATCATCCCCGACTTCATCGGGCACACCTTTGCGGTACATGACGGCCGCAAGCATGTCCCGGTGTTCGTCACCGAGGCGATGGTCGGGCACAAGCTCGGCGAGTTCGCCCCGACGCGCACGTTCAAGGGTCACATCAAGGACGACCGGAAGAGCAAGCGTCGATGA